AAAGCCGATATTGCCATAGTGACAGGCAATAGGTGTTTTTTAAGTATCATCAGCTATATCTCCGGGTACTGATATTGAGCGGACGTAAGGTGAGTTCTTCTACGAAAATGCACTCGATGCGGAGACACTCGACCGCTTTTCTTTTAAGCACGATTCCCCAAAAAACTGATTATCAGTTGTGCTACAAGGAAAAATTGATAGAGATTTTGGTAATAACATTTTTATCTCGCAAAGTGCATCCAGTAAAGGTTTAACAGCATCCTTGCAAGCTTCTTATAGGTAGAACTGTGCCTGTTCTGCCACTTATGGCTGGCGTCAAGACCACGGGAGATACAGTATTGCGATAGCAGATTTTAAAGCTCAGATTAACTGACCTAAAGATCTAAAATGCGATCCCGATTGTGTCGATTTTGCCCATAACCTACCGCGCTAGTACGCGGCTATGTTTTTGTTTTTCGGCTTTTTTAGTTGCCGTTTGTGATAAATAAGTTCCTTTGAAAGGGTAGGTATTTGCATATTTGCCTTTCGGTGACAGGCTTTCCTGCTTCACGGAAAGTCCCTATTCCTGGTGGTTGTGACATTAGATTTAGGAAAAAGTGCTGGTTATTAACGTTACTGAAGGCAATGGATATTTTGAAAAACTTATAATTATTTTCGATTAAGAGTGAATTCCCCAATTGTGGATTCGTATTGTCTTCAGGTGACACATGGTTTGTAGGCTAATAACTCATCTGTTTGTGGAATTTAATTTCACCTTTGTTGATAGGGTTTATGGAAACGCTTCTTATCTTCGGTGAGTGGCCAGTTCGCTATACCAGATCAAAATTCAGCATGTACTTGTGAGCGTAGACACAGAGATGAAGGGTATTTGATCGCTGTCTTACTTACAGAAAGGTGCTTTGGGGGGGCGACTAATTTGAACCGTATGATTGTCAAAAAAGTTTAGCTTTATTGAAAACATTATTGGCGTATTTTCCTTTCTAATAGAGGGATAGAGTGATCGGTCTAAAACAATAGTGTTTCCGTTCGAGTGCTCAATGTATTTAGGCTTAAAGTAAAATTGGCGCACTATTCATTTGAATGGCGCGATAAAGATCTTTGTCGCCATATATTTCAATATAGAAACAATGAGATAGTTCTATTATTGCGCCTGTAGGCGAGGAAGCCCCCAACTTACTATCAACTACAAAGCTGCTGAGAGATATTTTAAACGAGTGGTTCATTTTTTCTCATTGTGGCGTACAAGGAACATGGATAGTGATATGGATTGTCACGACAATGTCACAAAAAATCGAATAAATTTGTCTGTATGGCCTCGTTTCACGGCAGTTGGTACTTTTGAATGAGGTAGGTTAATTCGAAGCTGCTAAAAATATTAGTTTATTCGAATTGTATTAATTCCTAAAAAATTTTAGGGGGTCGGGTGAGAAAAGTATTGATTTTGGGAGGTGATGGGTTTTGTGGTTGGCCTACATCTCTCCACCTTTCAGAGGCGGGTTATGAAGTTATTATTGTTGATAACTTATCACGGCGAAAAATTGATATTGAGCTTGAAGTTGATTCATTGACACCAATCAGGCATCTGTCAGAGCGGCTTCGTGTATGGCGTGAAGTTTCCGGTATGTCCATCAGGCATATTTATATTAACCTCGGACAGGAGTTTGAGCGATTGCTCACTCTCTTAAAAGAGGAAAAACCAGACGCGATTGTACATTTTGCTGAACAGCGTGCTGCACCCTATTCGATGAAATCTGTCCGGCATAGACGTTATACACTTGATAATAACTTGAATGCTACCAATGATGTCCTGGCGGCTATAGTAGAAAGCGGATTGGATATACATTTGATTCACTTGGGTACTATGGGTGTCTACGGGTATGGAACATCTGGTCTCACTATTCCCGAAGGATATTTAAAAATTCAGGTAGAGACTGAAGGGCATTTGAGTGAACAGGAGATTCTTTACCCTAGTAATCCAGGTTCTATCTATCATATGACAAAGGCACAGGATCAATTGTTATTTGCCTTCTATAACAAGAACGATCAGGTACGTGTCACTGATTTACACCAAGGGATCGTTTGGGGTACCCAGACCCGACAAACACAGAGGGATGAATCTCTGATTAATCGATTTGATTATGATGGTGACTATGGAACAGTCCTCAATCGATTCCTGATGCAAGCGGCGATTAATTACCCACTTACCGTTCATGGCACTGGTGGCCAGAAGCGGGCATTTATTCATATTCAGGATACCTGTCAATGTATTCAGTTAGCTATTGAAAATCCTCCAGAGATAGGCGATAGAGTCAAAATTCTGAATCAAATGACAGAGACGCATCGTATCAGGGATCTAGCAAATTTAATCTCCAACAAGACTGGGGTGGGAATTGCCTACTTGGACAACCCCAGAAAAGAGTCAGCAGAAAATGATTTGTTGGTAAATAATGACCAGCTTATCGAGATGGGGCTCAAGCCTATAACTCTGAATGATAATCTTCTCACTGAAGTTGAGGGTATTGCCAAAAAATATTCACATCGATGTGACCAAGCTAAAATCCCTTGTGTGTCGAAGTGGTGATTTTTTTTATACTTCAATGGTCCTGGTTTTATATGAAATCAAGGCTGCCTGTGGAAGGTGAGGTTTAATGTCTATAGCTGAAGAGTGCAAAATATGAAGATTTTGATTGCTACGGATACTTATCCGGAGCAACTAAATGGTGTTTCCAGAGTACTGGAAAAAACTGAGAAAGAACTCATAGCAAGGGGGCACCAAGTAAAAATTGTTTCTGCTACTGATTTTACTAATTTCCCCTGGCCGGGCTATAAAGAAGTGAAAATTGCAGTATTTCCCGGTGGGAAAGCTGCCCGAATTATTGAGGATTTTTCACCGGACGCTATTCACATTATGAGTGAAGGTCCTGTGGGGTGGGCTGTTCGTGGCTACTGCAAGCGAAATAATTTGCGTTTTACGACATCTTGGCTGTCCCGTCTCTCTGAATATGTATCGATTCGCTATAAAGTTCCACTGAAGTGGTTACACGGTCTCCTTCGTCGCTTTCATAATTCCGCAGCACAAACAATGGTGACTACAGATGGTATGGCAGCGGAAGCTCGAACCTTGGGGATTACCCGTGTCACCCGCTGGCGAAGAGGCGTAGAGTTAGAAAAATTCCATCCGGTTGAGACAAAACTTTTTGAGGGCCTAACTCGACCTATCATGCTCAATGTAGGGCGTGTTGCAGTGGAAAAATCGCTGGATAAGTTTTTATCTCTTGAGTTACCGGGAACAAAAGTTATCGTGGGGGATGGTCCTCAACTCAATGAATTAAAGAGGAAGTTTCCACAGGCGGTATATCTGGGAATTAAAGAGGGTAAGGACTTAACTGAATGTTACAGCGCTGCAGATGTTTTTGTATTTCCTTCGGTAACTGACACTTTTGGTCTGGTTAATCTTGAGTCTTTAGCCTGTGGTTTGCCCGTTGCCGCCTACCCTGTGACAGGTCCGAAAGATATCATTGGTGATGCCCCTGTTGGAGCGTTGGATAGCAATCTGCAAGTGGCCATAGAAAAGGCACTATTATTGGACCGATCGGACTGTGTTACTCATGCCAGGACCTATTCCTGGGATGTGGCCACTGAGGATTTTATTTCAAGCCTGGTTCCGGTAAGTGCAGTAGAGGCTTTGCCTGTTGATGGCTAGATAAAAGCGTTGCTCGTAAAGTTCGCAAGGCTTACTTGCGAGCTGACTTGAGCAACTCAACCCAGCAGTACTTGTTAACAAATGCATAGTGTCCCAGCTGGTGCCAGCTTTGAGTTGAGCTATTTGGCATTAAGCTCGAGAGATATTCTGGCATTTTAATATCAATTATATCGTCGGCATCACCATAAAATATTTTGGTGGAAGTGGTGATTTCACGAGGATCAAACCCCCAATCCCAAAGCGCCATTATCATTTCAAAAAAACCCTCCCCATGCTGCGTTGCTCCGGCAGAAAATGATTCTTCAAACATTTTCTTAAGTGCCGGGTCTCGAATAAACAGTGCGGCATCAGAGGCGTCTTTCTTTGCAAAGAGCTGAATATAATCTTGTATATTGCTATTGGCTTGGTATGCACTTAATCGGCACAGACAACGAGTAAGAAATTGCCAACGATGAATCTTTGCGATAAGTCTGATATCCGGGTTTTTTAGCAGGTCAGTCATTCCTGGGTAGTCCAGTGGCGCAACAGGAGCTGCAAGGGCAATTTTAGAGACTCTGTGGGGAAGTTTGTTAGCGATAGAAAGTGCATGAGGGGCACCACCTGAATGGCCGACTACCGAAAATGTCTCGATATTTAGACGATTAACCAGTTCTTCGATATCCGCCCCCCAATCAACCATTCGCCGGCCTCTATGGGGAGATGACCCCCCCACACCAGGTTGATCTACAGAGATGATTCTTACGCCAAGAGATGCGGTAAGGTCCTTATCTGGATTGCGAATTAGTCGCGAATCTGAGAAGCCATGATTGAAAAGCACAGGCCAGCCATTTGGATCACCATAGTCATCATAAGTAAGGATACGGCCGTCACTTATCTGCAAGGCAGGCATTCTGGGCGCTTCTTTAGGTTAGGTATGATCGGAGTATAGTGAGACTTTGTTTTGTGATGGGTGAGGCCAATGTTGTAACTTGTATCTGACCCAAAGGGGGAGTACCAGTTGATTAGGCGAGAAGGAGAATCACATTGAAAATAAAGACCACGCTGATCAACATCTGCTGTTTAACGTTACTGTTGGTTGCGGGTCTCCCTGTAGCACAGGAGACGGCATCTGGTGATCACGTCAAGGTGCGTTGGCTGGCACCTGATACATTTCGCCAAGGAATGAGAGAGACGGTTGGATTCTACTTTGAGGTAGATCCTGGATGGCATGTGTATTGGCGTAATGCTGGAGATTCAGGGGCGGCTCCACGATTTGATATGGAGGCTCAGGGCGCTTCATTAGGGCCGATCGAATGGCCATTCCCAACGCGCCTCCGGGTAGAGCATCTTACTAACCTGGGGTACTCCGGGAATGTTGCCTACCTGTTCCAGCTCCTCCCAGATAAGCGCACGCAAGAGGTCATCCTGCATGCGGACCTGGAGTGGTTGGTTTGTAAAGTGGATTGCATACCGGGCTTTGCCACTATGAGCCTTGTACGGCCGGTTGCAGAGCAGGCGGCTTGGCCAGCTACAGATCTGGCGTTAAGGAATTACTTTGCCAACAGGCTTCCAGGGGGAGAAAGTGAGAGCCCGTGGCAACCAGTATCCATTTCAGCACGAGGTAGTGAGCATATTACTTTGCAGCTCAGTGGGAATCGTAGCGATGAAATACCTAGTATTTTCCCCGTAAATGGTGACTTGTACTCTGCGTCTGAGCCAGAAGTTCAGCGCGAAGATGAAATTCTCCTCTACAAGTTCAAGCGTATGCCAGGCTCTGAGATTAGTGAAAGCAGCGATTTTGTGATTACAGACTCGAGCCGGGCCTGGAAAGTCTCTGCCCCCTCTTATCTCAAGGGGGAATTGAGACGAGCGCGACCTCTATATGGCTTTTACTTCTGTCAGCATTTATTGCCGGTATCCTATTGAATCTGATGCCCTGTGTTTTCCCGGTGCTGTCCATAAAGCTATTTGGACTGATTAACGGTGGTAATCGCCCAGCCGAACGTTTGCGAGAATCTTTCCTATATAGCGCCGGCATTATGGTGACTTTTCTTGCTTTGGGGCTTGCTTTATTGGCGCTACGCTGGGGAGGGTTGGCCGTTGGCTGGGGTTTTCAACTTCAGTCACCGGTTGTGGTAATTGGGTTAATTATGCTCTTCTGGCTGATGGCCCTATCCTTTAGCGGCTTTTTTGAGTTTGGGCACCGATTAATGGGGCTTGCTAGCTCCAGTAGCCGTGGCTCCTTTACCACCGGTGTTTTAGCTGTCTTTGTTGCCGCCCCCTGTACCGGTCCATTTATGGGAGCAGCTCTGGGAGCAGCGGTGGTGATTCCTCCACTTCAGGCTCTACTCATCTTCTTATGCCTCGGTTTAGGGCTCGCTGCGCCATTTATTTTGATGTGTGCAAGTCCTGTAATACTGAGGCATCTGCCAGCTCCAGGTCCATGGATGGAGAAGTTGCGTCAGTTTCTGGCATTTCCGCTTTACGCAACAGTGATATGGCTACTATGGATTTTAGGGCGCCTAGCTGGGGACTCTGGTTGGTTGGCCGGTTTAAGCCTGTTGCTCGTTGTTACTCTTGCAATCTGGCTAGTAAAAAATTTTTCCAAAAGGGGGGAGCAGCGGGTCTGATTTGTGTCGCTGCTATTTTGCTAATATCTCTACCGGCAATCCGTATGGAGGGTGGTGAGCAACCTGCAGAAATGGCGTATGACTGGCATCGTTATGACAAGGCACTTTTGACGGAAGCCTTGGATAATGGGCGCCCTGTATTTATTGACTATACCGCAGCCTGGTGTATTACCTGCCAGGTAAATAAAAAGCTGGTGCTTGATACCCCAAGTGTACAAGCATTATTTAAAAAGAATAACGTGCTTCTTATTCGGGCCGACTGGACGCGTTATAACCCTGAAATTACCCAAGCTTTGCAGAATTTAGGGAGGAACTCTGTACCTGTATATGCATGGTATCCTGCAGGAGAGAAAAAACCAGAGTTACTTCCACCACTGCTGCAAGAGTCTTTAATTGCAGCACTGTTTAGTAAGCACTTAACTGTTAATAGTGAGGATGGTTAATTATGAAATTATTTTTCAATGTGAATAATTCGATACTTAGAGGAGTTTTGCTTTTATTCCTGATGTTGCCGAGTGTCGTGTTGGCAGCAGCCGTTCCTGGACAAAAAGCGCCAGAATTCTCAGTAGTGGATGCTGCGGGAAAAACTCACAATCTCTCCGATTACACAGGCCAATGGTTGGTTATTGAATGGTTTAATAAAGATTGCCCCTATGTCAGGAAACACTATGGCAGTGGTAATATGCAGTCCCTTCAAAAAAGGTATACAGCACAGAAAGTAAATTGGCTCACGGTTATTTCTTCAGCTAAAGGAAAGCAGGGCTATTTGGAGCCAGAGCAGGCTATGGCAGTTGCACAGAGTCATAATCTCGGCGCAAGCGTACCCTTCTTGCTGGATACCTCTGGAGTTATGGGGCGTGCTTATGGGGCTAAAACTACTCCGCATATGTTTATCATTAATCCTCAGGGGGAAGTCGTATATGCTGGAGCCATTGATGATAATGACTCAGCCAATCCTGCGGTTATAGGCAGTTCACACAATTATGTTTCTGCTGCACTGGATGCTTCACTGAAGGGACTGGCTGTGCCCAAGTCCTCGTCGCGGGCTTATGGGTGTAGTGTGAAGTACTAAAGGAGTTTATTTGGGGTGGAAAAAGCTCGTTATAGCTACCTGGTTCAGGCGTTGATATTTATCACCTTGGCGGTACTAATGGTTACTGCCGTGGGTTATTTCCACCAAAGAGATATCCCTGAGAACCAGGCCCCTCAGTTAGAGGGGCAATCGCTGCAGGGAAATCTTATTGACCTAAAGCAAATGTACCCCAAAGGGCCAGTATTAATTTACTTTTGGGCAACCTGGTGCCCCTATTGCCGGATAGTTTCCCCCGCTGTGACTGACCTGTCTCGGGATTACCAGGTTGTTGGTGTTGCGATGCAGTCTGGTACAGAAGAAGTGGTTACCGAATATATGCGGAATCACGAACTTGCTTTTCCTTCTCTAAATGATCCACATGGCGTTTTAAGCGCCCAATGGGGCGTGAAAGTGACGCCAACCTTGCTGATTGTCGATACTGACGGGCGTGTTGCCTGGGTCACCACTGGCGCCACATCCAAGTTGGGTTTGCAGCTGCGCTTAAAGATGACAAAGTAGTCTGTCACTATTAAGGTCACTGCGTCGTATTTAAGCTTATATCAAACTCTCTTTCCCTGAGCCTGGGATGGTTGGCGTTAAAATTTCCTAATTGCCGGGGAGGGCTGCCCTTATAGATATGCTTCTATAATTCCTTAAAGGTCTGTCTCTTGCGCTGGAGAGTGGCGTGTCGGTTATTGATTCTTTTGACTATCAAGATCTGGATGCGCAAAGGGTCGGCCGTTTCGATTTTGGTATCAATACAACCTTTATTGTATATCGGTTGGGTGATACTATTATCGATGCCGGCCCCAGTAACCAGTGGAAATACGTCAAGTGGTTTGTAAAAAATAAACCTTTTCGGCAATTGGTCCTCACCCATCACCACGAAGATCATAGTGGTAACGCCGGTGCAATTTATAAGCTTACCGGTATTCAACCAAGAGCCCCTAAGGCGACAGTAGAGATACTAAAGAGAGGCTTTCGGATACCTCCAATACAGATGCTGATTTGGGGAAGGGCCGGGCGCGCAGAAGCTGCTCCACTACCGGAAGATTTGAGATTTTCCGGGGAAAAAGTAGTGGTTATCCCCGCACCTGGGCATGCTAAAGATATGACCTGTTATCTGGTTCAGGATCGAGGGTGGATATTCACTGCTGATTTGTATGTAGCTAGTAAGTTAAAGCTGTTGCGTAAAGATGAAAGTATTCCAATTTTAATGCACAGTATCAAAAAAGTGCTCACTTATGATTTTGATATTATATTTTGCCCTCATAGAGGGATTGTGGAAAAAGGGAAAGTTCGCTTGCAAGCCAAGTATGATTATTTATTAAATCTTGCAACTGAAGCACGGGATTTGGACCGGCAAGGTTTGCCTCTTGGTGAGATTACCCACCGGCTATTGGGAAGAGAAAACATGATGAGTGTCGTGTCTGGTTTTAATTTCAGTAAGAGGAACTTGATTGCCTCCTGCATGCGCTTTGACCCTACAGAAGTATCTGATTATTGATTTCTCACTAAAAAAAAGAAAAATAGTAAATTGCTTCCGTATGCAATTTGCATTGAGCGCCGAATTTAAACAGAAAGTACAAATTGGTACTTCTAAATAAGTTGTCGGTATTCTTGGTCTCTTTTTATTTGCAGTCAGTCTTTCGAATCGCTCATGTTAGTATTCGCAACATGTATTAAGGGATATCAAGTGAGTTTGAAGATGAAGAAGATTGGCCTTTTGGGTGGAATGAGTTGGGAGAGTACGGCAATTTATTATCGCCTGATTAATGAAGGAATTGCTCAAAGGTTAGGAGGGCTGCACTCGGCCGAAATTCTACTTTATAGCGTCGATTTTGAAAAAATTGCACGGTTACAAATGGAGGGTGATTGGGCTCAGGCAGGTAAGCTATTGGTTGAGGCGGCAATATGCCTGGAAAAAGCCGGTGCTGAGGGAATTTTATTGTGCACTAATACTATGCATAAAGTAGCTGGAGATATTATCGAGACTCTTGATGTACCTTTTTTACATATTGGTGATGCTACAGCTGAAGCACTTAAGAACAGAGGGATAAAGACCGTCGGCTTGTTGGCGACAGCTTTTACTATGGAGCAAGATTTCTATCGTGGCTATATGCAGGAAAAGTATGGGATTGAGGTTTTGATTCCGGAGCCTAGCGATAGAGAGATAGTCCACAGGGTTATTTACGAAGAGCTCTGTAAGGGGAGAGTCCTTAACAGTTCAAAAATGGAATTTATTCGTATTGTGGATTTGCTATCCAATCGAGGTGCCGAAGGTGTGATCCTAGGGTGTACAGAGATTTGCATGTTGCTTTCGCAAGAGGATACCTCTACTCACCTGATGAACTCCACAGAGATTCACGCTCAAGCCGCAATAAAGTTCGCACTTGATTGTTGAATAGTGTTGCTAGGTTTACTTAGAGATATCTTTGTCAACCAAAAGTTAGACTGATGCTCCACTGTGACATCCATTAAAGCCACTCTACTAGCTTCGAAGCGTATCAGTGGGTGGTTTTTTTATAACACAAATCTACTCTTGTTAGGTTTGCTTGTCCCATATTCGTTAGTTTTTTAGTATTAACCTCTTTTGTTAAGTGGGTTTTCTGTGGATGTTTGTCTGTGAGTTAGAGCTAACAATATAAAATATCTTCACAGTATTTGTTTGTGGAAATGATATTTATCATGTTTATTACGGTAGGCTAAGGTTATTTTTTTACCTCAAATCATCAAATAAGTTTCATTTGTCCTCTGTAGAAGTTATTATTTGGGATATACCCTGCTTGTGTATGTGCGCTCTATTTTGCTCCCTCTTGTAATTAAATTTAATTTAATCATCTAATTATATTTATTTTATTTTTGGCAGTTTTGTCAGTATTTACATTTTTAGTCGTTCTTAATTTTTAAATTGCCTTTTTTGCTCTTGCAAATTGTAGTTTTTCTGGCATTTTCTCTGGTTGTCACACTTCTTGCAGTGAATGTATTGGTGGTAACCTCCCTCTGCATAAGCGAGCTTTCAAGTGCGTAAAAAATTTTTATTGATCTCCTGGAGCACTACCTTAATTAGCCAATTTATTTTTGCTGTAACGCACAAATTGGTTTAAGTGAAAGCTGGTTGATTTGGCTCGGAAGAAAATAAGAGATAACTAAAACAGGGTATTTCTCCTATGAATGAAAAAAAGAAGCGCTGGCTTACGGCCTGTGGCGCTCCCTCTCTGCTGGCAGCTTCGATTGCTGCATTAAGCAGTCCCACTTTTGCTGAAGATGCACTCCTTGAGGAAGTGATAACAATCGGTACCCGTGTTGAAGGGCGTTCCGCTACAGATTCCTCCGCTCCCATCGATATCGTGACCGGAGAAGAATTTGTAAACCAGGGTGATGGAGATCTCAGTAACCTGCTTAGAAACGTTGTTCCATCCTACAACGTTAATGCAAAGCCAATTTCTGATGCTGCCTCAATCGTTCGCCCTGCAAACCTGCGTGGACTGCCACCCGATAGCACACTGGTTCTGGTAAATGGTAAGCGTCGCCATCGCGCTGCCGTCATTTCCTTCCTCGGAAGTGGTGTTTCAGATGGTGCCCAGGGGCCAGATATCTCTGCAATTCCGGCGATTGCTCTGAAACAGGTTGAGGTCCTGCGTGACGGTGCCGCAGCCCAATATGGCTCCGATGCGATTGCCGGCGTTATCAACTTTCAGTTAAAGGATGCAGCTGAGGGCGGCACGGTTGAAGCCAAGTATGCTACTACCGCTGAAGGTGATGGTGATCAGAGTACGATAGCGGCGAATTTTGGCCTGCCTCTGACAGACTCTGGTTTTGTGAATGTCAGCCTTGAGTATCGTGAGCAGGATTCTACCAGCCGCAGTGTGCAGCGGGATGATGCAGCCCAGTTGATCGCCGATGGCAATACCTATGTTGCCAATCCTGCGCAGATCTGGGGCCAGCCAGAAGTTAATGACGATACCAAGTTCTTTGTTAACAGTGCCATAGAGCTAAATGATACTGCTGAGCTGTATGCCTTTGGTAACTATGCC
This DNA window, taken from Microbulbifer sp. MKSA007, encodes the following:
- a CDS encoding protein disulfide oxidoreductase, coding for MEKARYSYLVQALIFITLAVLMVTAVGYFHQRDIPENQAPQLEGQSLQGNLIDLKQMYPKGPVLIYFWATWCPYCRIVSPAVTDLSRDYQVVGVAMQSGTEEVVTEYMRNHELAFPSLNDPHGVLSAQWGVKVTPTLLIVDTDGRVAWVTTGATSKLGLQLRLKMTK
- a CDS encoding protein-disulfide reductase DsbD family protein; translated protein: MKIKTTLINICCLTLLLVAGLPVAQETASGDHVKVRWLAPDTFRQGMRETVGFYFEVDPGWHVYWRNAGDSGAAPRFDMEAQGASLGPIEWPFPTRLRVEHLTNLGYSGNVAYLFQLLPDKRTQEVILHADLEWLVCKVDCIPGFATMSLVRPVAEQAAWPATDLALRNYFANRLPGGESESPWQPVSISARGSEHITLQLSGNRSDEIPSIFPVNGDLYSASEPEVQREDEILLYKFKRMPGSEISESSDFVITDSSRAWKVSAPSYLKGELRRARPLYGFYFCQHLLPVSY
- a CDS encoding thioredoxin family protein, which produces MKLFFNVNNSILRGVLLLFLMLPSVVLAAAVPGQKAPEFSVVDAAGKTHNLSDYTGQWLVIEWFNKDCPYVRKHYGSGNMQSLQKRYTAQKVNWLTVISSAKGKQGYLEPEQAMAVAQSHNLGASVPFLLDTSGVMGRAYGAKTTPHMFIINPQGEVVYAGAIDDNDSANPAVIGSSHNYVSAALDASLKGLAVPKSSSRAYGCSVKY
- a CDS encoding glycosyltransferase family 1 protein produces the protein MKILIATDTYPEQLNGVSRVLEKTEKELIARGHQVKIVSATDFTNFPWPGYKEVKIAVFPGGKAARIIEDFSPDAIHIMSEGPVGWAVRGYCKRNNLRFTTSWLSRLSEYVSIRYKVPLKWLHGLLRRFHNSAAQTMVTTDGMAAEARTLGITRVTRWRRGVELEKFHPVETKLFEGLTRPIMLNVGRVAVEKSLDKFLSLELPGTKVIVGDGPQLNELKRKFPQAVYLGIKEGKDLTECYSAADVFVFPSVTDTFGLVNLESLACGLPVAAYPVTGPKDIIGDAPVGALDSNLQVAIEKALLLDRSDCVTHARTYSWDVATEDFISSLVPVSAVEALPVDG
- a CDS encoding NAD-dependent epimerase/dehydratase family protein; this translates as MRKVLILGGDGFCGWPTSLHLSEAGYEVIIVDNLSRRKIDIELEVDSLTPIRHLSERLRVWREVSGMSIRHIYINLGQEFERLLTLLKEEKPDAIVHFAEQRAAPYSMKSVRHRRYTLDNNLNATNDVLAAIVESGLDIHLIHLGTMGVYGYGTSGLTIPEGYLKIQVETEGHLSEQEILYPSNPGSIYHMTKAQDQLLFAFYNKNDQVRVTDLHQGIVWGTQTRQTQRDESLINRFDYDGDYGTVLNRFLMQAAINYPLTVHGTGGQKRAFIHIQDTCQCIQLAIENPPEIGDRVKILNQMTETHRIRDLANLISNKTGVGIAYLDNPRKESAENDLLVNNDQLIEMGLKPITLNDNLLTEVEGIAKKYSHRCDQAKIPCVSKW
- a CDS encoding aspartate/glutamate racemase family protein is translated as MKKIGLLGGMSWESTAIYYRLINEGIAQRLGGLHSAEILLYSVDFEKIARLQMEGDWAQAGKLLVEAAICLEKAGAEGILLCTNTMHKVAGDIIETLDVPFLHIGDATAEALKNRGIKTVGLLATAFTMEQDFYRGYMQEKYGIEVLIPEPSDREIVHRVIYEELCKGRVLNSSKMEFIRIVDLLSNRGAEGVILGCTEICMLLSQEDTSTHLMNSTEIHAQAAIKFALDC
- a CDS encoding thioredoxin family protein, with the translated sequence MEGGEQPAEMAYDWHRYDKALLTEALDNGRPVFIDYTAAWCITCQVNKKLVLDTPSVQALFKKNNVLLIRADWTRYNPEITQALQNLGRNSVPVYAWYPAGEKKPELLPPLLQESLIAALFSKHLTVNSEDG
- a CDS encoding MBL fold metallo-hydrolase, coding for MSVIDSFDYQDLDAQRVGRFDFGINTTFIVYRLGDTIIDAGPSNQWKYVKWFVKNKPFRQLVLTHHHEDHSGNAGAIYKLTGIQPRAPKATVEILKRGFRIPPIQMLIWGRAGRAEAAPLPEDLRFSGEKVVVIPAPGHAKDMTCYLVQDRGWIFTADLYVASKLKLLRKDESIPILMHSIKKVLTYDFDIIFCPHRGIVEKGKVRLQAKYDYLLNLATEARDLDRQGLPLGEITHRLLGRENMMSVVSGFNFSKRNLIASCMRFDPTEVSDY
- a CDS encoding alpha/beta hydrolase, which encodes MPALQISDGRILTYDDYGDPNGWPVLFNHGFSDSRLIRNPDKDLTASLGVRIISVDQPGVGGSSPHRGRRMVDWGADIEELVNRLNIETFSVVGHSGGAPHALSIANKLPHRVSKIALAAPVAPLDYPGMTDLLKNPDIRLIAKIHRWQFLTRCLCRLSAYQANSNIQDYIQLFAKKDASDAALFIRDPALKKMFEESFSAGATQHGEGFFEMIMALWDWGFDPREITTSTKIFYGDADDIIDIKMPEYLSSLMPNSSTQSWHQLGHYAFVNKYCWVELLKSARK